Proteins encoded in a region of the Athene noctua chromosome 4, bAthNoc1.hap1.1, whole genome shotgun sequence genome:
- the IL21 gene encoding interleukin-21: protein MERMIIFCMLFFCSSMALTAAPYKIVKYKQLHKTITLLQNTVKDQDVELLHTPENPVDECLFTAVACFQKGTLKLQPENSKVNSTFNQAITVLKKFTLRDSGKQCESSCESYEKKKPKEFLKSFEKLIQKVIRHTRAEGY from the exons ATGGAGAGGATGAttattttctgtatgcttttcttctgttccaGCATGGCGCTGACTGCAGCTCCATACAAAATAGTAAAATACAAACAGCTTCATAAGACAATTACACTGTTACAAAACACAGTGAAAGATCAG GATGTTGAATTGCTGCATACACCAGAAAACCCTGTG GACGAATGCCTGTTCACTGCTGTGGCCTGCTTCCAGAAGGGCACACTGAAATTACAACCAGAAAACAGCAAAGTAAATTCCACATTCAATCAAGCTATTACAGTCTTGAAAAAATTCACCCTCAGGGACTCTGGAAAG CAGTGTGAGTCTTCATGTGAATCTTacgagaaaaaaaaacccaaagagttTTTGAAGAGCTTTGAAAAACTAATCCAAAAGGTAATCA GACACACCAGAGCTGAAGGCTACTGA